TAAACTCATAAATAAGAAAACAGGCAGCATCAGCCATATCACCCACGTGGCTTTTAACAGGAAAAGTGCACCAAAAGGCTGGTAATCCAGTGTCCCGTAGTTTCCTAAACAGGTCCCAAGTATGAGGGCAACCCACAGAATAGTCGATGGAACTAACTTAAGTTTTTTTATCACTGGCTGCGATATTCCCAGTGGTTTGAAACCTGCTACTTTGTTAAGAAACTCCTGTGCGGCCCCAAAAGGGCAAATCCAGGCACAGTATAGATTTTTCCCTAAGAAAATGATAAATCCCAATGACCCGGCTATAAGCACATACCATTTAATGTTGGTTATCCCGGGAATTTGCAAATGGATCAGGGAAAACAACAAATTGGCCGTTGCAAATTGGTTGATGAGAAGTCCCAATACACCGATGCTCACCAGTAGAACCCAGATCCTTATACGGACCAATTTTTTGACATAAACTCCTGCTAGCGCGATGAGGTACATCACAATCATCGCTAATTCCTTCCAGGTAAGTTGGAACACATCATATGGATTAGTCCATGCTGTGTTAAAGATCTGCCTGGAAAGGTATAAGTTCCCCCCGTTAACAGCTTCAGCCACCGCATGCGAAGAAACGGTTGAACCGCTTATCCGATCGATGTAGTTGGTTGTCTGATTACCGGCCAAGTAGCCAGAATAACCGGAAGCCCCTCCCAGATAAATCGGTTCCTTAACAGAAAGACCATTAAAGCTATTAAAGTAATCTTGCTTATACAGCCTTTCAAAAAAATCCGGAGTCTCGCCTTGCTTTGTGACCAGTACTTTTTCCACCATACCTTTTTCATCGATGATACTCATGGTTTCAACTTTTGACTGATACCCCATCGCTGAATCACAAACCGCATAGTAACATCCTCCCGCCGCTTCCACTTTATAAGCGGGTTTCGTTCCAATGATTTTCTCGATCGACGTGACACCTGAAATGTTTTCTTGGATCAGTGCCTTGTAATCCACAGCCTGGTCCGCCCAAAAAACGCTATAAATAATTGCTGCAATGGCTGTTATGGATAAAAAAAACAAATAATAAAACTCTAGATTTCTCTTTTTCCCTTTCATTTTTTATCCCCTGCTGTCCTTTAGATTAATGAGTCAAGGAAGCAAGCCACTTAATACCCTTGAAGATATCAAGTGGCTTTCTTGTTTGTCGTAGATTATTTTAACCTCAATGGTCATTTGTGTTTATCTTTGATTTAACGTACCTTTTTGTATGCTTCTAAGCTGAAATAGCATCTGCTTTTTCTTTTTTTGCCTTTGCCCCACGGTTAGCCAGCCTATAGGTAATGATGGCAGGAATAAGGGCAGTGCCGCCAAAGAATATAAATCCCATGGCTATGGCTTGGTATTCATGCTCCTTAAAGCTTTGATACCCCCAGGCCATTGAAAACACCAGGAAAAAGTTCGCAAGAAATCCACAGAGCTGCAGGGGTATGGTAGCTTTTCCCTTGCCCTTTAAATACCACCAAATACCGTATTGAATAAGCAATAATATTACACCAAAACTCATCCAAATCAACAAATCATAAATTTTCATAATTTTTCTCTCCTTTTCAAAGCCTTGTTTTCAGACATTGAATGATGGATATTGACTAATAACAAAAGACGATTATTTAATAAGATCCGGGTTATTCCAGAAGTCTCTTACCTTGTTTGTGACATAGCCCGATGAAATTCTTTCGTCAGGATCCACCGGCCCACCGTAACCGAACCATTCATCAAACTTACGGGCCGCATTCTGTACCACTGGCACTTGAGTTGCGATTCTGGCGACATCGTGGTTCCATGTCTTGAGCTTATTCCACGAGCATACCGCTACGCAGTTTGAGCAGCTGGTACAGTTAAGGCCCCAGAAAGAGTTACACCGGGCAGCATCAACATGCCATTTTTCAACATACGGATTCTCGGATGGACCGCAATCCTCCGGTTGTATGACTCTGGCTTCTTTCTCATGGGAAATGGCCTGTCCGGGACAAGCATCCGCGCACTTTTTACACAGACGGCAAAATTCACGCACTCCGAACTTGACCGGCTTGTCAGGAGCAATTTCCAGATCAGTATAGACTTTGGCAATACGTACCCTGGGACCATACTTCTGGGTAATCAGGAGTCCGTTTCTACCTACCTCTCCCAGTCCGGCCTGGACAGCAATCGGAACCGTCAAACTTGTATCGTTTCCTGAAGGAATAGCGCCGTAACCAAGATTTCTCAGGAAGGCCGCTATTTTATAAGCCACTTCTGCCATGTTTGAGTAACCTAAACCCGTACTTGCATCAGCAATAGCTGACGGACTGGCAAGGGTTGATTCATAATCCATCTCTACAGCAAATGTTATGATACTTTTTGGCTTAAAGCCTGCATATTTTACAAAGTCGGCCTCAAAAATATCATTTCCGTAAACTTCTGCTTCCTTAGTCGCGAGAAACTTTGTCTTATTATATGGCAAATATGCCGTTCTGCCACCCGGAAGAGTAAAGGCCTTTTGTCTCGGCCTTGCCCATTGGGAATAAGTCCAGCGTTCGTCATAAGGTGCAATTCCGACGAGATCCGCTCCGAGTAATTTTGATGCTTTTTTGAAGATTTTACTGGCTTCTTCCGGGGATTTAAACTTCCAGTTCTTCCCTTGCTTCTGCAGGGCTAATGCCGATGAACTGTCCCAAGTGTATAATCCCGGAACAAATACCGGCTGCTTAGAGGACTCATTAGTTGCCGGATCTATGGGATATCTCTGAATGATACCACTCGGGCCACAACCTATTGCAGTAAATCCGCTAGCATCCTTTTCCAAAAAAAATCCTGCGGCAGCAAAAGCTTGATCCAGTAAAGTCCAACCATCTTCATTTATGGGGGAATCAGGTCCGTAATACCTGGCATAATAACTAAGACCTGTTTCAACAAGTGTTGCCGGACGGCCCTTGATTCCCAGTTTTTCGGCGTTCAGCAGGGGTAAGTCTTTCCCCGTATCTTTCTTGCCGGAGATCTTGGAAACATCGTCGATGACAAATTTAACAGGCTTCTTGTTCTCTTCCGGCTCATAAACTCTCAGATAAAGATTTTTATCTGCCGGAAAACGCTTGTAATTTTCAGTCACCTTATAAGGAAATTCCGACAATTCCTGAACCGGCGCCACAATGTCTGCCGCTTCCGCTACTAAGGGACTAAATGTTTCCTTTGCCACCGTAGCTGAGGCTACTGCAGCTGCAGCGGCACCTAGCAATGAGGCTTTCAAAAAGCCTCGTCTGTTAATGTTATTTCCCATGCAATTTTTCCTCCCTTTTAAAAAATATAATAACCGATATGATTATACTTCTTCTAAAATATTGTACCTATTAAATGCTTTACAATTTGCAAAATATACGCCTTCTAATCATGGTTACCCAAACTGAGAAAAGCCACTTAATGCCATTGAAGTATTAAGTGGCTTTCTTGTCTGCATTAAATATTTGTACACATTGATAATTCTATCTTTGATTTAACGTACCTTTATCTCTAAGCTGAAATAGCATCTGCTTTTTCTTTTTTTACCTTTGCTCTGCGGTTAGCCAGCCTATAGGTAATGATTGCAGGAATAAGGGCAGTGCCGCCAAAGAAAATAAATCCCATGGCTATGGCTTGGTATTCATGCTCCTTAAAGCTAGAATATCCCCAGGCCATTGCAAACACTAGGAAAAAATTCGCAAGAAATCCACAGAGCTGTAGGGGTATGGTAGCTTTTCCCTTACCTTTTAAATACCACCAAATACCATATTGAATAAGTAATAATATGACACCAAAACTCATCCAAACCAACACATCATAAATTTTCATAATTTTTCTCTCCTTAGTTTATTGGATCAAGATTATTCCAGAAATCCTTTACCAAGTTCGTGCAATAGCCGCTCTCGATTCTTTCTTCCGCGTTCACAGGGCCACCGTAGCCGAACCATTCATCAAACTTGCGCGCCGCATCTTGAACCAAAGGAATTTGGGTAGCAATTCTAGCTACATCGTGGTTCCATTGCTTGATCTTATTCCACGAACATACCGCAATACAGTTTGAACAGCCCGCGTTATATCCCATCCAGGAAAGACAGCGTCCAGGGTCAACTTGCCATTTTTCCGTATAGGCAGCGATTGAATCACCGGATTCCTCAGGTGTCTGAATACGTGCTTCTTTCTCATGAGAAATAGCTTGACTTGGACAAGCATCTGCACACTTTTTGCAAAGGCGGCAAAACTCGCGAACCCCGATACTGATCGGCTTGTCAGGTGTAAGATCTAAATCAGTATATACTTTAGCCAGACGTAACCGGGGTCCGTATTTTTGGGTGATCAGCATTCCGTGTCTTGCTGCTTCTCCTAGACCCGCTTGGACTGCAATAGGAACACTCAGTCCGGTATCATTTCCCGAAGGAATGGCATTATACCCAAGATTTCTAATGAATGTGGCGACCTTGTAAGCAATTTCTCCCATCCGTGAGTATCCCTTGCCTACGGCGGCATCTGAAATAAGTGAAGGAGATGTACGGGCAGCTTCGTAATCCATCTCTATCGCAAATATAATCACATTTTTTGGCGTGAAGCCGGCGTATTTTTCCCAATCGGCCTCAAAAACATCAAGTCCGTATACTTCTACTTCCTTGTTCGTCATGAATTTTTGAACGTTAAAGGAAGAATAGGAAGTTACGCCGTTCACATCTTTGGTCGCTTGGTATCTTGTCCTCGCCCAGTTGGAATAGGTCCAACGGTCGTCATAGGGTGCAATCCCAACCAGGCTTGCTCCGTAAAAACGAGTAGCTTTTTTAACAACTTTACTTGCTTCTTCCGTTGATTGAAATTTATATTGCTGTCCCATCTGACGTCTCATTGCCGCCACGGAATTGTCCCAATTAAATAATCCTGGAACCCATACGGGTTCTTTAGCCTTTTCGTTGGTTTTAGGATCAATAGGGTATTGGCAATTTAATCCGCCTGGACCGTTTCCGGGCGATGTTAATCCGTTATAATCCAGTTCTATCGACCAGCCCCCCTCTGACAAAGCTTCCTCCAGTCGGGTCCAACCCACTAGATTAGAACGGTGACCCTCGAGGAAACCGCCATTTTGAGTCCAATACGAAATGCCTGTCTCAGATAATGTTGCCCTTCTGCCCTTTATCCCGAGGTACTCTGCGTTGATTAAGGGAAGGTCCTTCCCTGTATCTTTTTTACCAGTAATTTCGGAAACGTCATCCTTCAGAAATTTGATTGGCGTCTTGTTATCTTCAGTATCGAAAATTCGCATCCAGTAAATTTTATTGCCCGGAAAACGCCGATACTGATCCGTAACCTGATAAGGAAATTCGGAAAGTTCTTTGACAGGTGCTACAATGTTAGCCGCTTCTGCAACCAAGGGACTCATTGTTTCCTGTGCAACCGTAGCCGAAGCTACGGCAGCTGCAGCGGCACCTAACAATGAGGCTTTGAAGAAACCTCGTCTATTAATGTTTTTTCCCATATAATTTTTTCCTCCATTTAAAAAAGTATAATGACTAATATAATTGTACTTATACCTTCTACTTCTGAAATCTCCTTAACTGGTGCCACAATATCGGC
The sequence above is drawn from the Dehalobacter sp. 12DCB1 genome and encodes:
- a CDS encoding tetrachloroethene dehalogenase; this translates as MKIYDVLVWMSFGVILLLIQYGIWWYLKGKGKATIPLQLCGFLANFFLVFAMAWGYSSFKEHEYQAIAMGFIFFGGTALIPAIITYRLANRRAKVKKEKADAISA
- a CDS encoding 4Fe-4S binding protein produces the protein MKGKKRNLEFYYLFFLSITAIAAIIYSVFWADQAVDYKALIQENISGVTSIEKIIGTKPAYKVEAAGGCYYAVCDSAMGYQSKVETMSIIDEKGMVEKVLVTKQGETPDFFERLYKQDYFNSFNGLSVKEPIYLGGASGYSGYLAGNQTTNYIDRISGSTVSSHAVAEAVNGGNLYLSRQIFNTAWTNPYDVFQLTWKELAMIVMYLIALAGVYVKKLVRIRIWVLLVSIGVLGLLINQFATANLLFSLIHLQIPGITNIKWYVLIAGSLGFIIFLGKNLYCAWICPFGAAQEFLNKVAGFKPLGISQPVIKKLKLVPSTILWVALILGTCLGNYGTLDYQPFGALFLLKATWVIWLMLPVFLFMSL
- a CDS encoding reductive dehalogenase; translation: MGNNINRRGFLKASLLGAAAAAVASATVAKETFSPLVAEAADIVAPVQELSEFPYKVTENYKRFPADKNLYLRVYEPEENKKPVKFVIDDVSKISGKKDTGKDLPLLNAEKLGIKGRPATLVETGLSYYARYYGPDSPINEDGWTLLDQAFAAAGFFLEKDASGFTAIGCGPSGIIQRYPIDPATNESSKQPVFVPGLYTWDSSSALALQKQGKNWKFKSPEEASKIFKKASKLLGADLVGIAPYDERWTYSQWARPRQKAFTLPGGRTAYLPYNKTKFLATKEAEVYGNDIFEADFVKYAGFKPKSIITFAVEMDYESTLASPSAIADASTGLGYSNMAEVAYKIAAFLRNLGYGAIPSGNDTSLTVPIAVQAGLGEVGRNGLLITQKYGPRVRIAKVYTDLEIAPDKPVKFGVREFCRLCKKCADACPGQAISHEKEARVIQPEDCGPSENPYVEKWHVDAARCNSFWGLNCTSCSNCVAVCSWNKLKTWNHDVARIATQVPVVQNAARKFDEWFGYGGPVDPDERISSGYVTNKVRDFWNNPDLIK
- a CDS encoding reductive dehalogenase, producing MGKNINRRGFFKASLLGAAAAAVASATVAQETMSPLVAEAANIVAPVKELSEFPYQVTDQYRRFPGNKIYWMRIFDTEDNKTPIKFLKDDVSEITGKKDTGKDLPLINAEYLGIKGRRATLSETGISYWTQNGGFLEGHRSNLVGWTRLEEALSEGGWSIELDYNGLTSPGNGPGGLNCQYPIDPKTNEKAKEPVWVPGLFNWDNSVAAMRRQMGQQYKFQSTEEASKVVKKATRFYGASLVGIAPYDDRWTYSNWARTRYQATKDVNGVTSYSSFNVQKFMTNKEVEVYGLDVFEADWEKYAGFTPKNVIIFAIEMDYEAARTSPSLISDAAVGKGYSRMGEIAYKVATFIRNLGYNAIPSGNDTGLSVPIAVQAGLGEAARHGMLITQKYGPRLRLAKVYTDLDLTPDKPISIGVREFCRLCKKCADACPSQAISHEKEARIQTPEESGDSIAAYTEKWQVDPGRCLSWMGYNAGCSNCIAVCSWNKIKQWNHDVARIATQIPLVQDAARKFDEWFGYGGPVNAEERIESGYCTNLVKDFWNNLDPIN
- a CDS encoding tetrachloroethene dehalogenase; translation: MKIYDLLIWMSFGVILLLIQYGIWWYLKGKGKATIPLQLCGFLANFFLVFSMAWGYQSFKEHEYQAIAMGFIFFGGTALIPAIITYRLANRGAKAKKEKADAISA